The Streptococcus oralis Uo5 genome includes a window with the following:
- a CDS encoding type B 50S ribosomal protein L31 yields MKKDIHPEYRPVVFMDTTTGYKFLSGSTKRSNETVEFEGETYPLIRVEISSDSHPFYTGRQKFTQADGRVDRFNKKYGLK; encoded by the coding sequence ATGAAAAAAGATATCCATCCAGAATATCGCCCAGTTGTCTTCATGGACACAACTACTGGTTACAAATTCCTTAGCGGTTCAACAAAACGCTCTAACGAAACTGTTGAGTTCGAAGGCGAAACTTACCCATTGATCCGTGTGGAAATTTCATCAGACTCACACCCATTCTACACTGGACGTCAAAAGTTCACTCAAGCAGATGGACGCGTGGATCGTTTCAACAAAAAATACGGTCTCAAATAA
- the carB gene encoding carbamoyl-phosphate synthase large subunit — MPKRTDIQKIMVIGSGPIIIGQAAEFDYAGTQACLSLKEEGYEVVLVNSNPATIMTDKEIADKVYIEPITLEFVTRILRKERPDALLPTLGGQTGLNMAMELSKNGILDELGVELLGTKLSAIDQAEDRDLFKQLMEELEQPIPESEIVNTVEEAVAFAVSIGYPVIVRPAFTLGGTGGGMCANEEELREIAENGLKLSPVTQCLIERSIAGFKEIEYEVMRDSADNALVVCNMENFDPVGIHTGDSIVFAPAQTMSDYENQMLRDASLSIIRALKIEGGCNVQLALDPHSFKYYVIEVNPRVSRSSALASKATGYPIAKLAAKIAVGLTLDEVINPVTGSTYAMFEPALDYVVAKIPRFPFDKFEKGERRLGTQMKATGEVMAIGRNIEESLLKACRSLEIGVHHNEMPELASVSDDALIEKVVKAQDDRLFYVSEAIRRGYTPEEIAELTKIDIFYLDKLLHIFEIEQELGAHPQDLEVLKTAKLNGFSDRKIAELWKTTADQVRQLRLENKIVPVYKMVDTCAAEFDSETPYFYSTYGWENESIKSDKESVLVLGSGPIRIGQGVEFDYATVHSVKAIQAAGYEAIIMNSNPETVSTDFSVSDKLYFEPLTFEDVMNVIDLEQPKGVIVQFGGQTAINLAEPLAKAGVTILGTQVADLDRAEDRDLFEQALKDLDIPQPPGQTATNEEEAVLAARKIGFPVLVRPSYVLGGRAMEIVENEEDLRSYMRTAVKASPDHPVLVDSYIVGQECEVDAISDGENVLIPGIMEHIERAGVHSGDSMAVYPPQTLSQKVQETIADYTKRLAIGLNCLGMMNIQFVIKDEKVYVIEVNPRASRTVPFLSKVTNIPMAQVATKLILGQSLEELGYQDGLYPESTRVHIKAPVFSFTKLAKVDSLLGPEMKSTGEVMGSDTTLEKALYKAFEASYLHLPTFGNVVFTIADDAKDEALDLARRFQNIGYGILATEGTAAFFASHGLQAQPVGKIGDDEQDIPSFVRKGKIQAIINTVGTKRTADEDGEQIRRSAIEHGVPLFTALDTANAMLKVLESRSFVTEAI, encoded by the coding sequence ATGCCTAAACGTACTGATATTCAAAAAATTATGGTGATTGGTTCTGGTCCGATTATTATTGGTCAGGCTGCTGAGTTTGACTACGCGGGGACCCAGGCCTGCTTGTCTTTGAAAGAGGAAGGCTATGAGGTCGTCTTGGTGAATTCAAACCCTGCCACCATCATGACGGATAAGGAGATTGCGGACAAGGTTTACATCGAACCGATTACACTGGAATTTGTGACACGTATTCTCCGTAAGGAACGCCCAGATGCTTTACTTCCAACTCTTGGAGGTCAGACAGGGCTCAATATGGCCATGGAATTGTCTAAAAACGGCATCCTAGATGAGCTTGGAGTAGAGCTTCTAGGTACTAAATTGTCTGCCATCGACCAAGCAGAGGACCGTGACCTCTTTAAACAATTGATGGAAGAGCTTGAGCAGCCAATCCCTGAATCTGAAATTGTCAACACAGTGGAAGAAGCTGTTGCCTTTGCGGTGTCAATCGGCTATCCTGTTATCGTTCGTCCAGCCTTTACCCTAGGTGGTACTGGTGGTGGTATGTGTGCCAACGAGGAAGAATTGCGTGAAATCGCTGAAAATGGGTTGAAACTGTCACCTGTTACTCAATGTTTGATTGAGCGTTCAATCGCAGGTTTCAAGGAAATCGAATACGAAGTCATGCGCGACTCAGCTGATAATGCCCTCGTTGTTTGTAACATGGAAAACTTTGACCCCGTTGGGATTCACACAGGGGATTCCATTGTATTTGCCCCTGCGCAAACCATGTCAGACTATGAAAACCAAATGTTACGTGACGCGAGCTTGAGCATCATTCGTGCCCTTAAGATTGAAGGTGGGTGTAACGTTCAGCTGGCCCTTGATCCGCATAGCTTCAAGTACTATGTTATCGAAGTAAACCCTCGTGTATCGCGTTCGTCAGCCCTTGCTTCTAAGGCGACGGGTTATCCGATTGCCAAATTGGCTGCCAAGATTGCCGTTGGTTTGACCCTGGATGAGGTCATCAACCCAGTTACAGGTTCAACCTATGCTATGTTTGAACCAGCCCTTGACTACGTCGTTGCTAAGATTCCACGTTTCCCATTTGACAAGTTTGAAAAAGGTGAGCGTCGTCTTGGAACTCAGATGAAGGCAACTGGAGAAGTCATGGCTATCGGTCGTAACATCGAGGAATCACTTCTCAAGGCATGTCGTTCACTTGAAATTGGGGTTCATCACAATGAAATGCCTGAACTTGCATCTGTTTCTGATGATGCCTTGATTGAAAAAGTTGTCAAGGCTCAAGATGATCGTCTCTTCTACGTATCAGAAGCCATTCGCCGTGGCTACACACCAGAAGAAATTGCTGAATTGACCAAGATTGATATCTTCTATCTAGATAAACTCTTGCACATCTTTGAAATTGAGCAAGAATTAGGTGCCCATCCACAAGATCTAGAAGTCTTGAAAACTGCTAAACTTAATGGTTTCTCAGACCGCAAGATTGCTGAACTCTGGAAAACGACAGCTGACCAAGTTCGCCAACTTCGCTTGGAAAATAAGATTGTCCCAGTTTACAAGATGGTCGATACTTGTGCGGCAGAATTTGACTCTGAAACTCCATATTTCTATTCAACCTATGGATGGGAAAATGAGTCTATCAAGTCGGATAAGGAATCCGTCCTAGTCCTAGGTTCAGGTCCAATCCGTATCGGACAAGGGGTTGAGTTTGACTACGCGACCGTTCACTCTGTTAAGGCGATTCAGGCTGCTGGTTATGAAGCTATCATCATGAACTCAAACCCAGAGACCGTTTCTACGGACTTCTCTGTATCTGACAAGCTCTACTTTGAACCATTGACATTCGAAGATGTGATGAATGTCATTGATTTGGAGCAACCAAAAGGCGTTATTGTTCAGTTTGGTGGTCAAACAGCTATCAACCTTGCAGAGCCTTTGGCAAAAGCAGGTGTGACCATTCTTGGTACCCAAGTAGCTGACTTGGATCGTGCCGAAGACCGCGACCTCTTCGAGCAAGCCCTCAAAGACTTGGATATTCCACAGCCACCAGGACAAACGGCTACCAATGAAGAAGAAGCAGTGCTTGCTGCTCGCAAGATTGGCTTCCCAGTCCTCGTTCGTCCATCTTATGTCTTGGGTGGACGTGCTATGGAAATCGTCGAAAACGAAGAAGACCTTCGTTCTTACATGCGTACCGCTGTTAAGGCCAGTCCAGACCATCCAGTCCTTGTCGATTCTTACATCGTTGGGCAAGAGTGTGAAGTCGATGCCATCTCAGACGGGGAAAATGTCCTCATCCCTGGTATCATGGAACATATCGAACGTGCCGGTGTCCACTCAGGTGACTCAATGGCCGTTTATCCTCCACAAACCTTGTCGCAAAAGGTTCAGGAAACCATCGCAGACTACACCAAACGCCTAGCCATCGGCCTCAACTGTCTTGGGATGATGAACATCCAGTTTGTTATCAAGGATGAGAAAGTATACGTCATTGAAGTAAACCCTCGTGCAAGCCGTACGGTTCCATTCCTTTCTAAGGTAACCAATATCCCTATGGCACAGGTAGCAACTAAGCTCATTCTTGGTCAAAGTCTCGAAGAACTTGGTTACCAGGATGGACTTTACCCAGAAAGCACTCGCGTTCATATCAAGGCTCCAGTCTTCTCCTTTACGAAACTAGCTAAGGTAGACAGCTTGCTCGGGCCTGAAATGAAGTCAACAGGGGAAGTTATGGGTTCTGATACTACTTTGGAAAAAGCTCTCTACAAGGCCTTTGAAGCTTCCTACCTACACTTGCCAACCTTTGGGAATGTTGTCTTTACCATCGCTGATGATGCCAAAGATGAAGCCTTGGACTTGGCTCGTCGTTTCCAAAATATCGGTTATGGTATCCTTGCGACAGAAGGGACAGCAGCCTTCTTTGCCAGTCATGGACTTCAAGCCCAACCTGTTGGTAAGATTGGTGACGATGAACAGGATATCCCAAGCTTTGTCCGCAAAGGGAAAATCCAAGCGATCATCAATACTGTCGGAACCAAACGAACTGCTGACGAAGATGGTGAGCAAATCCGTCGTTCAGCCATTGAACACGGTGTACCCCTCTTCACAGCCCTAGATACAGCTAATGCCATGCTCAAGGTGCTAGAAAGTCGTAGTTTTGTCACAGAAGCGATTTAA
- a CDS encoding carbamoyl phosphate synthase small subunit translates to MTKRLLVLEDGTVFEGKAFGADIDVTGEIVFNTGMTGYQESITDQSYNGQILTFTYPLVGNYGINRDDYESIIPTCKGVVVFEEARRASNWRNQMTLDEFLKAKKIPGISGIDTRALTKIIRKHGTMRATLTHVGDSMDHVTDQLQATVLPTDNIKQVSTKTSYPAPGVGLSVVLVDFGLKHSILRELSKRNCNVTVVPYSTTAEEILHLNPDGVMLSNGPGNPEDVPEALDMIRGIQGKIPIFGICMGHQLFAMANGAKTYKMKFGHRGFNHAVREIATGRVDFTSQNHGYAVSREDLPEHLIITHEEINDKSVEGVRHRYQPGFSVQFHPDAAPGPHDASYLFDEFIEMMEAFKQAN, encoded by the coding sequence ATGACAAAAAGACTTCTAGTATTAGAAGATGGCACAGTTTTTGAAGGCAAGGCCTTTGGAGCAGATATTGATGTAACAGGTGAGATCGTCTTTAACACAGGGATGACCGGCTACCAAGAATCCATTACAGACCAGTCTTATAATGGACAAATCTTGACTTTCACTTATCCTTTGGTGGGAAATTATGGAATAAATCGTGATGATTATGAATCCATCATTCCAACTTGTAAGGGAGTCGTTGTTTTCGAAGAGGCACGTAGAGCTAGCAACTGGCGCAACCAAATGACCTTGGATGAATTTTTGAAAGCTAAGAAAATTCCAGGTATTTCAGGGATTGATACGCGTGCACTTACCAAGATTATCCGTAAGCATGGTACCATGCGTGCAACCTTGACTCACGTCGGGGACAGCATGGACCATGTGACGGATCAGCTCCAAGCAACAGTCTTGCCGACAGACAATATCAAGCAGGTTTCTACTAAAACTTCCTATCCAGCTCCTGGAGTTGGTTTGAGTGTGGTCTTAGTAGACTTTGGTCTCAAGCACTCAATCTTACGTGAACTTTCTAAGCGTAACTGTAACGTGACCGTCGTTCCGTATTCAACAACGGCAGAAGAAATTCTCCACCTCAATCCTGATGGAGTTATGTTGTCAAATGGTCCAGGTAACCCAGAAGACGTTCCAGAAGCACTGGACATGATTCGTGGTATTCAAGGGAAAATTCCAATTTTCGGAATTTGTATGGGACACCAACTTTTTGCCATGGCAAACGGGGCTAAGACCTACAAGATGAAGTTTGGTCATCGTGGCTTTAACCACGCAGTACGTGAAATTGCTACAGGACGCGTAGATTTTACCAGCCAAAACCATGGTTATGCAGTCAGCCGTGAGGACTTGCCAGAGCATTTGATCATTACCCACGAAGAAATCAATGACAAGTCAGTTGAAGGAGTTCGCCACAGATACCAACCAGGTTTTTCTGTACAATTCCACCCAGATGCAGCTCCCGGTCCACACGACGCTAGCTACCTCTTTGACGAATTTATCGAGATGATGGAAGCTTTTAAACAAGCAAACTAA
- a CDS encoding aspartate carbamoyltransferase catalytic subunit → MSENQQALNHVVSMEDLTVDQVMKLIKRGIEFKNGAQLPYENKPIVSNLFFEDSTRTHKSFEVAEIKLGLERLDFDVKTSSVNKGETLYDTILTLSALGVDVCVIRHPEVDYYRELIASPSITTSIINGGDGSGQHPSQSLLDLMTIYEEFGHFEGLKVAIAGDLDHSRVAKSNMQILKRLGAELFFAGPEEWRSQEFADYGQFVTIDEIVDQVDVLMLLRVQHERHDSGAVFSKEDYHAQHGLNQERYNRLKETAIIMHPAPVNRDVEIADHLVEAPKSRIVQQMTNGVFVRMAILESVLASRNAN, encoded by the coding sequence ATGTCAGAAAATCAACAAGCATTGAACCATGTGGTTTCTATGGAAGACCTTACAGTTGATCAAGTGATGAAATTGATCAAACGAGGGATCGAGTTTAAAAATGGAGCCCAACTTCCCTACGAGAACAAACCTATCGTGTCTAATCTCTTCTTTGAAGATTCTACACGGACACATAAGTCCTTTGAAGTGGCAGAGATTAAGCTAGGATTGGAGCGACTGGACTTTGATGTGAAGACTAGTTCGGTCAATAAGGGTGAGACACTGTATGATACCATCTTGACCCTATCTGCTCTAGGAGTGGATGTCTGTGTGATTCGCCACCCAGAGGTTGACTATTACAGAGAGTTGATTGCGAGTCCATCGATTACGACCTCCATTATCAATGGTGGGGATGGTTCGGGACAACATCCTAGCCAGAGCTTGCTTGATTTGATGACTATTTATGAGGAATTTGGCCACTTTGAGGGTCTCAAGGTTGCTATTGCAGGCGACTTGGACCACTCACGCGTTGCCAAATCCAATATGCAGATTTTGAAACGCTTGGGAGCTGAACTGTTCTTTGCAGGACCTGAGGAATGGAGAAGTCAAGAGTTTGCGGACTATGGACAGTTTGTAACTATTGATGAGATTGTTGATCAGGTGGATGTTTTGATGTTACTCCGAGTTCAACATGAACGCCATGATAGTGGAGCAGTTTTTTCAAAAGAAGACTACCATGCTCAACACGGTTTGAACCAAGAACGCTATAATCGCTTAAAAGAAACAGCAATCATTATGCATCCTGCTCCAGTTAATCGAGATGTGGAAATTGCTGACCACTTGGTTGAAGCACCAAAATCACGCATTGTCCAACAAATGACCAACGGTGTCTTTGTTCGAATGGCAATCTTAGAATCCGTATTGGCGAGTAGGAACGCCAACTAA
- the pyrR gene encoding bifunctional pyr operon transcriptional regulator/uracil phosphoribosyltransferase PyrR has protein sequence MKTKEVVDELTVKRAITRITYEIIERNKDLNKIILAGIKTRGVFIAHRIKERLEQLENITVPVVELDTKPFRDDVKSGEDTSLISVDVTDREVILVDDVLYTGRTIRAAIDNIVGHGRPARVSLAVLVDRGHRELPIRPDYVGKNIPTSRSEEIIVEMTELDGQDRVLITEEA, from the coding sequence ATGAAGACAAAAGAAGTTGTAGACGAATTGACTGTCAAACGAGCGATTACGCGAATTACTTATGAGATTATCGAGCGCAATAAAGATTTGAATAAAATTATCCTAGCGGGGATAAAAACGCGTGGTGTTTTCATCGCTCATCGTATCAAAGAACGCTTGGAGCAGTTGGAAAATATCACTGTTCCTGTTGTGGAATTGGACACCAAGCCTTTCCGTGATGATGTTAAAAGTGGAGAAGATACTTCTTTGATTTCTGTTGATGTGACTGACCGTGAAGTTATCTTGGTGGATGATGTACTCTATACAGGTCGTACCATCCGTGCTGCGATCGATAACATTGTCGGACATGGTCGTCCTGCGCGCGTGAGTCTTGCGGTGCTAGTTGACCGTGGACATAGAGAATTGCCTATCCGTCCAGATTACGTTGGGAAAAATATCCCAACCAGTCGTTCTGAAGAAATCATCGTAGAGATGACAGAACTTGATGGCCAAGACAGAGTTCTGATTACTGAAGAAGCTTAG
- the nth gene encoding endonuclease III: protein MVLSKKRARHVIEEIIALFPDAKPSLDFTNHFELLVAVMLSAQTTDAAVNKATPGLFAAFPTPQAMSVATESEIASHISRLGLYRNKAKFLKKCAQQLLDDFDGQVPQTREELESLAGVGRKTANVVMSVGFGIPAFAVDTHVERICKHHDIVKKSATPLEVEKRVMDVLPPEEWLAAHQAMIYFGRAICHPKNPECDHYPQLYDFSNV from the coding sequence ATGGTTTTATCCAAGAAACGTGCCCGTCATGTCATAGAGGAAATTATTGCCCTCTTTCCAGATGCTAAGCCTAGTCTTGATTTTACCAATCATTTTGAACTACTGGTTGCGGTGATGTTGTCAGCTCAGACCACAGATGCAGCGGTAAATAAGGCCACGCCAGGTCTCTTTGCTGCTTTTCCAACGCCGCAAGCCATGTCTGTAGCGACAGAGAGTGAAATTGCTTCACACATTTCTCGCCTGGGACTGTATCGAAATAAGGCCAAATTCCTTAAAAAATGTGCCCAACAGTTACTAGACGATTTTGATGGTCAAGTGCCTCAGACTCGAGAGGAATTAGAAAGTCTAGCGGGTGTTGGTCGTAAAACAGCAAATGTCGTCATGAGTGTGGGCTTTGGAATCCCAGCCTTTGCAGTGGACACTCATGTGGAGCGTATCTGTAAACATCACGATATCGTTAAAAAATCAGCTACGCCACTTGAAGTAGAAAAACGTGTCATGGACGTTCTGCCACCAGAAGAATGGTTAGCAGCTCACCAGGCCATGATTTACTTTGGACGAGCTATCTGTCATCCCAAAAATCCAGAATGTGACCACTATCCCCAACTGTATGATTTTAGTAATGTTTAA
- a CDS encoding YceD family protein: MKLNIQEIRKQPEGLHFEQTLDLVADLRKRNQEILDVKDILAVGKAQYEDRLYFLDYQLSYTIVLASSRSMEPVELAESYPVTEVFMEGATNQLDQEVLDDDLVLPIENGEIDLAESVADNILLNIPIKVLTAEEEAGQGFVSGNDWQIMTEDEYQAQQAVKKEENSPFAGLQGLFDGDE; encoded by the coding sequence ATGAAGTTAAATATTCAAGAAATTCGTAAGCAGCCTGAAGGCCTACACTTTGAACAAACTTTAGACCTTGTCGCAGACTTGCGTAAACGGAATCAAGAAATTTTAGATGTCAAAGATATCCTAGCAGTGGGAAAGGCCCAGTACGAAGACCGTCTGTATTTCTTAGACTATCAGTTGTCATATACTATTGTCCTTGCTTCCAGCCGCAGTATGGAGCCAGTTGAGTTGGCTGAGTCTTATCCAGTCACAGAGGTTTTCATGGAAGGAGCGACCAACCAACTGGACCAGGAAGTTCTAGACGATGACTTGGTCTTGCCTATCGAAAATGGGGAAATCGACCTTGCTGAGAGCGTAGCAGATAATATCTTGCTCAATATCCCAATCAAGGTCTTGACGGCAGAAGAAGAGGCGGGCCAAGGTTTTGTGTCAGGAAATGACTGGCAAATCATGACTGAAGACGAATATCAAGCTCAACAAGCAGTCAAGAAAGAAGAAAACAGTCCATTTGCTGGCTTGCAAGGACTGTTTGATGGAGACGAGTAG
- a CDS encoding ATP-binding cassette domain-containing protein → MHYGHSRKGNNMIKINHLTITQNKDLRDLVSDLTMTIQDGEKVAIIGEEGNGKSTLLRALMGEALPDFTIKGDIQSDLQSMAYIPQKLPEELKNRTLHDYFFLDSADLDYSILYRLAEELHFDSDRFASDQEIGSLSGGEALKIQLIHELAKPFEILFLDEPSNDLDLETVDWLKSQIQKMKQTVIFISHDEDFLSQTADTIVHLRLVKHRKEAETLVEHLDYDRYSDQRKASFARQSQQAANDQRAYDKTMEKHRRVKQNVETALRATRNSTVGRLFAKKMKNVLSQEKRFEKEAQSMIQKPLEEEQIQLFFSDIQPLPASKVLIQLEKENLSIRERVLAQGLQLTVRGQDKIGIIGPNGVGKSTLLAKFQQLLSAKREISLGFMPQDYHKKLQLDLSPIAYLSQTGRKEELQKIQSHLASLNFSYPEMHHQIRSLSGGQQGKLLLLDLVLRKPNFLLLDEPTRNFSPTSQPEIRKLFASYPGGLITVSHDRRFLKEVCTSIYRLTENGLEVVDLQDL, encoded by the coding sequence ATGCACTATGGACATTCTAGAAAGGGCAACAATATGATAAAAATCAATCATCTGACCATCACTCAAAACAAAGATCTACGAGATCTTGTATCTGACCTAACCATGACTATCCAAGACGGGGAAAAGGTTGCTATTATTGGTGAAGAAGGAAATGGTAAATCGACTTTACTACGAGCTTTAATGGGGGAAGCATTGCCTGATTTTACTATCAAGGGCGACATACAGTCTGACCTTCAATCAATGGCATACATTCCTCAAAAGTTACCTGAGGAGCTAAAAAATAGAACTCTACACGATTACTTCTTTTTGGATTCTGCTGATTTAGACTACAGTATTCTTTATCGTTTGGCGGAGGAGTTGCACTTTGATAGCGACCGTTTTGCTAGCGATCAAGAAATTGGCAGTCTATCAGGGGGCGAAGCTTTGAAAATTCAGCTCATCCACGAGTTAGCAAAGCCTTTTGAGATTCTATTTTTAGATGAGCCTTCAAATGACTTAGACCTTGAGACAGTTGATTGGCTAAAAAGTCAGATACAGAAGATGAAGCAAACAGTTATTTTCATTTCCCACGATGAAGACTTTCTTTCTCAGACAGCAGATACTATTGTTCACTTGCGACTGGTCAAGCACCGGAAAGAAGCGGAAACGCTAGTAGAGCATTTAGACTACGATCGCTATAGTGACCAGAGAAAGGCTAGTTTTGCCAGACAAAGTCAGCAAGCTGCTAATGACCAAAGAGCCTATGACAAAACCATGGAAAAGCATCGCCGAGTCAAACAAAATGTAGAAACTGCTCTTCGAGCTACCAGAAACAGTACTGTTGGGCGCCTATTTGCTAAAAAGATGAAAAATGTACTCTCTCAAGAAAAACGCTTTGAAAAGGAAGCCCAGTCCATGATCCAAAAGCCACTTGAAGAGGAGCAAATCCAACTTTTCTTCTCAGATATACAACCATTGCCGGCTTCTAAAGTATTAATCCAACTGGAAAAAGAAAATTTGTCCATTAGAGAGCGCGTTTTAGCTCAGGGGTTACAACTAACTGTCCGTGGCCAAGATAAAATCGGTATCATCGGGCCAAATGGTGTTGGGAAATCAACTCTGTTAGCCAAGTTTCAACAACTGCTCAGCGCCAAAAGAGAGATTTCGCTTGGTTTCATGCCACAAGATTACCATAAAAAACTGCAATTGGATTTATCTCCAATAGCCTACCTCAGTCAAACTGGACGAAAAGAGGAACTACAGAAAATCCAATCTCACCTAGCCAGTCTCAATTTCAGCTATCCAGAGATGCACCACCAAATACGCTCCCTATCTGGCGGGCAACAAGGTAAACTCCTGCTTTTGGATTTAGTGTTGCGTAAACCAAACTTTCTCCTTCTAGATGAGCCCACACGAAACTTTTCTCCCACTTCTCAACCCGAAATTAGAAAACTCTTTGCCTCCTATCCCGGCGGTCTGATCACTGTTTCGCATGACAGACGCTTCTTAAAAGAGGTCTGTACGAGTATCTATCGTTTAACAGAAAATGGTTTGGAAGTTGTTGATTTACAAGATTTATAA